A single region of the Mycteria americana isolate JAX WOST 10 ecotype Jacksonville Zoo and Gardens chromosome 10, USCA_MyAme_1.0, whole genome shotgun sequence genome encodes:
- the LOC142415281 gene encoding ligand of Numb protein X 2-like, giving the protein MLAIMADPVAEEHVSQVSELCCECGQFHLLLDNHLYNFQDEVDDELICHICLQPLLQPMDTPCGHTYCFKCLENFMQEYNFCPMDRKKLSFQQCHKSSHLVRNLLDKLIVFCPFKAECQQTMQRCELEAHLQNRCPGFKKYKSELQRKKNPISKGKEDPPTKAETNTPKDPEVPSGGSSLVAESSAAAVVSLGTAEPGLVNPAFEETEEDLPQRTSLVAETTTIEIHREDPEEELGMRIVGGKDTPLGNVVVQEVLRDSVIAADGRIAPGDHILEVNGVNISSVTHCQAVSFLRHPGPVLHLMVLQEKGFSNKTAQQDATSSTNREVIHVTLIKRDRSEPLGIKLIRKTDEAGIFILDLLEGGLAAKNGKLSRNDRVLSINGQDLRQGTPEAAAQIIQTTESRVNFVVLRQPGVQLSDPVEDGSTSNNSSSSSSNGGSPVHHRRRLDQNHYRRKSNYQKDLPQGYVSHEKTVAIKKEPKESLGITIGGGRDNKNKLPIYVTSVQPIGCLFRDGRIKRGDVLLSINGIDLTHLNYYEAVSALKSNAASPSVVLKALEILSLNSTEPSLDIKEQGFSWSPLWITWLGLPSYLHCCQDIVLSKGNLESWGFSIVGGFEESKGNQPFFIKTIVPGTPAFRDGKLKCGDEIVAVNGVPAIGMSNSELIPMLKEQRNKVTLTVVSWPGSLV; this is encoded by the exons ATGCTGGCTATCATGGCTGATCCTGTAGCAGAAGAACATGTGTCCCAAGTTAGTGAACTCTGCTGCGAATGTGGTCAGTTCCACCTCTTGCTGGACAATCATCTGTACAACTTCCAGGATGAAGTGGACGATGAACTCATCTGCCATATCTGCCTTCAGCCTCTGCTCCAACCTATGGACACCCCCTGTGGACATACATACTGTTTCAAGTGCCTTGAAAACTTCATGCAGGAATATAACTTTTGTCCTATGGATCGGAAAAAGCTCTCTTTCCAGCAGTGCCACAAGTCCAGCCATCTAGTACGAAACCTGTTGGATAAGCTGATTGTCTTCTGTCCTTTCAAGGCAGAGTGTCAGCAGACAATGCAGCGGTGTGAACTAGAAGCTCATCTGCAGAACAG gtgtcctggtttcaagAAATACAAATCTGAACTACAGCGGAAAAAGAATCCCATTTCCAAAGGGAAGGAAGATCCTCCTACCAAAGCGGAGACAAACACACCCAAGGATCCAGAGGTACCAAGTGGAGGATCATCACTTGTGGCAgaaagctctgcagctgctgtggtATCGCTAGGGACTGCAGAGCCTGGACTGGTTAATCCAGCTTTTGAGGAGACTGAAGAAG ACCTTCCTCAGAGAACTAGTCTTGTGGCTGAAACGACCACAATTGAAATTCACCGAGAAGACCCGGAGGAAGAGCTGGGGATGAGGATAGTTGGGGGGAAAGACACCCCACTAGGAAACGTTGTTGTTCAGGAAGTCTTGCGGGATTCTGTCATTGCTGCAGATGGAAGAATAGCACCTGGGGACCATATTCTTGAG GTGAATGGCGTCAACATCAGCAGTGTGACTCATTGCCAAGCTGTCTCCTTCCTGCGCCACCCAGGTCCTGTTCTCCACCTCATGGTCCTGCAGGAGAAGGGTTTTTCCAATAAGACTGCACAGCAGGATGCCACTTCTTCTACAAATCGGGAAGTGATCCACGTTACCTTGATAAAGAGAGACCGATCCGAACCCTTGGGAATCAAGCTGATCAGGAAGACAGATGAGGCAGGGATTTTTATTCTAGATCTGTTAGAGGGAGGTTTGGCAGCCAAAAATGGAAAGCTGAGTCGGAATGACAGAGTCCTGTCAATAAATGGCCAGGATTTGAGGCAAGGAACACCTGAGGCGGCTGCACAGATAATCCAG ACCACTGAATCAAGAGTGAACTTTGTTGTCTTGAGGCAGCCAGGAGTACAGCTGTCGGACCCGGTAGAAGATGGCAGCACAtcaaataacagcagcagcagcagtagcaatgGAGGAAGCCCAGTGCACCATCGGAGAAGACTAGACCAGAATCACTATAGACGAAAATCTAACTACCAGAAG GATTTGCCTCAGGGATATGTAAGTCATGAAAAGACGGTTGCGATAAAAAAGGAACCAAAGGAATCTTTAGGGATAACAATTGGAGGCGGAAGGGATAACAAAAACAAGCTCCCTATATATGTAACGAGCGTGCAGCCCATCGGATGTCTCTTCAGGGATGGCAGAATCAAGCGAG GAGATGTACTTTTAAGCATAAATGGCATTGATTTGACTCATCTGAACTACTATGAAGCTGTCTCAGCACTGAAGTCTAATGCAGCTTCCCCCTCAGTTGTATTGAAAGCCTTGGAAATCCTTTCATTGAACTCGACAGAGCCATCTCTGGACATCAAGGAGCAAGGATTCAGCTGGTCTCCCCTCTGGATCACATGGCTCGGATTGCCTAG CTACCTTCACTGCTGTCAAGACATTGTCCTTAGTAAAGGTAACCTGGAAAGCTGGGGCTTCAGCATTGTTGGAGGCtttgaggaaagcaaaggaaaccagCCATTCTTCATCAAAACCATAGTGCCCGGGACTCCTGCCTTCCGAGACGGGAAACTAAA